One window from the genome of Methanoculleus sp. 7T encodes:
- a CDS encoding Coenzyme F420 hydrogenase/dehydrogenase, beta subunit C-terminal domain produces MVAKGDTVYAWAADTACQERGECGGAVTALLTHALKSGMVDAVLAVKKGQDIYDAVPVLITDPAEIAETSGSLHCGTLLLSKLFKKYLDGAENMRIAVPVKGCDAMGLYELAKRNQVNLDNVLMIGLNCGGSVSPVAARKMIANKFGVDPNDVVKEEIDKGQFIIVTKDGQHKGISMDELEEEGYGRRSNCRRCKMKIPRQADLACGNWGVIGDKAGKATFVEVCSEKGANLLDAAVKAGAVKTDAVPAKALEIRGKVENAMLKLGDKWRARYFEGLGEGKDRLKKIMDETSRCIKCYACIENCPICYCVECSTKKSYLVEPGQVPPPFMFHLIRYAHISDSCINCGQCEEHCAMDIPNSLFMHALQVDLQEMFGHTPGVDMELPVLALVEEKTERKRLADTGSDQIFDVFK; encoded by the coding sequence ATGGTAGCAAAAGGAGACACTGTTTACGCATGGGCAGCCGACACCGCCTGCCAGGAGAGGGGCGAGTGCGGTGGAGCGGTCACCGCTCTGCTGACGCACGCGCTCAAATCCGGCATGGTGGACGCTGTCCTTGCAGTCAAGAAGGGACAGGATATCTACGACGCCGTGCCTGTGCTCATCACCGACCCTGCCGAGATCGCAGAGACTTCCGGATCGCTCCACTGCGGGACGCTCCTGCTCTCGAAGCTCTTCAAGAAGTATCTGGACGGCGCCGAGAACATGCGGATCGCCGTCCCGGTGAAGGGCTGCGACGCGATGGGTCTGTATGAGCTTGCGAAGCGCAACCAGGTCAACCTGGACAACGTCCTGATGATCGGCCTCAACTGTGGTGGCTCGGTCAGCCCGGTAGCTGCCCGGAAGATGATCGCCAACAAGTTCGGAGTCGACCCCAACGACGTCGTCAAGGAAGAGATCGACAAGGGTCAGTTCATCATCGTCACGAAGGATGGCCAGCACAAGGGCATCTCGATGGACGAACTCGAGGAAGAGGGCTACGGCCGCCGGTCGAACTGCCGTCGGTGCAAGATGAAGATCCCGCGCCAGGCCGACCTCGCCTGCGGCAACTGGGGTGTCATCGGCGATAAGGCCGGCAAGGCCACCTTCGTTGAGGTCTGCTCCGAGAAGGGTGCAAACCTCCTCGACGCGGCTGTGAAGGCCGGAGCCGTCAAGACCGATGCCGTGCCTGCAAAGGCACTCGAGATCCGGGGCAAGGTCGAGAACGCGATGCTGAAGCTCGGCGACAAGTGGCGGGCACGCTACTTCGAGGGCCTCGGCGAGGGCAAGGACCGCTTAAAGAAGATCATGGACGAGACCTCCCGGTGCATCAAGTGTTATGCCTGCATCGAGAACTGTCCGATCTGCTACTGCGTCGAGTGCAGCACGAAGAAGTCCTACCTGGTCGAGCCCGGTCAGGTTCCGCCGCCGTTCATGTTCCACCTGATCCGTTACGCCCACATCTCAGACTCGTGCATCAACTGCGGCCAGTGTGAAGAGCACTGCGCAATGGATATCCCGAACTCGCTCTTCATGCACGCCCTTCAGGTTGACCTTCAGGAGATGTTCGGCCACACCCCGGGTGTGGATATGGAGCTCCCGGTACTTGCTCTCGTCGAAGAGAAGACGGAGCGCAAGCGGCTCGCCGACACCGGCAGCGACCAGATCTTCGACGTCTTCAAGTAA
- the fdhF gene encoding formate dehydrogenase subunit alpha, translating into MELKYVQTTCPYCGTGCSFNLVVKDGKVVGTQPYTRSPVNEGRVCPKGTYAHEFVNSPDRLTKPLIKKDGKFVEATWDEAYDLIASKFKSYKPDEFAALASARVSNEENYLLMKFARGVMKSRHIDHCARLCHASTVAGLAASFGSGAMTNSILDIAQSKCVFIIGSNTFEQHPLIGRKIVQAKLNGAKIIYADPRYTPTARQADLYMQFVSGSDVAILNCMMQQIIKNGWEDKEFITKRTKDYEKLKEVVMKETYSLENVSKISGIPVEQLKTAAEWFGTTKPGAILYSMGITQHTVGVDNVRSVANIQMLTGNLGKPGGGVNALRGQNNVQGACDMGALPVVFTGYQKVTDPATHKKFADAWGFPDGICEPKNGYEVTVMMDVLTDNPGELKCMYIMGENPMLSDPDLNHVRHALESLEFLVVQDIFLTETAELADVVLPAACYAERGGTQTSTERRVQLWRKAQNPPGEAKEDWKIISELAAKMGYAKQFPYKDIEEIFNEVAAVTPSYHGMNYERLSRPEALHWPCPTVDHPGTPILHREKFSHPDGMGVFAPIEWKPPAEVPDPEYPFVLTTGRILWHWHTGSMTRRSETLDAEVPTGWIEINPEDAKALGIQNKELVRVSTRRGSINAPAKVTPDIMKGVMFMPFHFAECAANILTHNALDPIAKIPEFKACSVKVEKITEA; encoded by the coding sequence ATGGAACTCAAGTACGTACAGACAACATGCCCGTACTGCGGTACGGGATGCAGCTTCAACCTCGTCGTGAAGGACGGGAAGGTTGTCGGCACACAACCGTATACCCGCTCACCAGTCAACGAGGGAAGGGTATGCCCCAAGGGTACCTATGCTCATGAGTTCGTGAACAGCCCGGATCGTCTCACAAAACCGCTGATCAAGAAAGACGGCAAGTTTGTTGAGGCGACCTGGGACGAGGCTTACGACCTGATCGCATCAAAGTTCAAGTCGTACAAGCCCGACGAGTTCGCGGCGCTCGCATCGGCCCGTGTCTCGAACGAAGAGAACTACCTGCTGATGAAGTTCGCCCGCGGTGTCATGAAGTCCCGGCACATCGACCACTGCGCCCGGCTCTGCCACGCATCCACCGTCGCGGGGCTCGCCGCGTCGTTCGGGTCCGGTGCAATGACCAACTCGATTCTCGATATCGCCCAGTCCAAGTGCGTGTTTATCATCGGGAGCAACACTTTCGAGCAGCACCCCCTCATCGGCCGCAAGATCGTCCAGGCCAAGTTGAACGGCGCGAAGATCATCTACGCCGACCCGCGCTACACACCGACCGCCCGCCAGGCCGACCTCTACATGCAGTTTGTCTCCGGCTCCGATGTTGCCATCTTGAACTGCATGATGCAGCAGATCATCAAGAACGGCTGGGAGGACAAGGAGTTCATCACCAAGAGGACCAAGGATTACGAGAAACTCAAGGAAGTCGTCATGAAGGAGACCTACAGCCTTGAGAACGTCTCGAAGATCTCCGGCATCCCGGTCGAGCAGCTTAAGACCGCTGCAGAGTGGTTCGGCACCACGAAGCCCGGCGCCATCCTCTACTCGATGGGTATCACCCAGCACACCGTCGGCGTGGACAACGTCCGGTCGGTCGCCAACATCCAGATGCTCACCGGAAACCTGGGCAAGCCCGGCGGCGGCGTGAACGCACTCCGTGGCCAGAACAATGTGCAGGGTGCCTGTGACATGGGAGCCCTCCCGGTCGTCTTCACCGGCTACCAGAAGGTCACCGACCCGGCCACCCACAAGAAGTTCGCCGACGCTTGGGGCTTCCCCGACGGCATCTGCGAGCCGAAGAACGGCTACGAAGTCACCGTCATGATGGACGTCCTGACCGACAACCCCGGCGAACTCAAGTGCATGTACATCATGGGCGAGAACCCGATGCTCTCCGACCCGGACCTCAACCACGTCCGGCACGCCCTCGAGAGCTTGGAGTTCCTGGTCGTGCAGGATATCTTCCTGACCGAGACCGCCGAACTCGCCGACGTCGTCCTGCCCGCCGCCTGCTATGCGGAACGTGGCGGCACCCAGACCAGCACCGAGCGGCGCGTCCAGCTGTGGCGCAAAGCCCAGAACCCGCCCGGTGAAGCAAAGGAAGACTGGAAGATCATCAGTGAGCTCGCTGCAAAGATGGGCTACGCGAAGCAGTTCCCCTACAAGGATATCGAGGAGATCTTCAACGAGGTCGCTGCGGTCACGCCGTCCTACCACGGCATGAACTACGAGCGGCTCAGCCGGCCTGAAGCGCTCCACTGGCCCTGCCCCACCGTAGACCACCCCGGAACGCCGATCCTCCACCGCGAGAAGTTCTCCCACCCCGACGGTATGGGTGTCTTTGCCCCGATCGAGTGGAAACCGCCGGCGGAAGTCCCCGACCCGGAGTACCCGTTCGTGCTCACGACCGGGCGTATCCTCTGGCACTGGCACACCGGCAGCATGACCCGCCGGTCCGAGACGCTTGATGCCGAGGTTCCCACCGGCTGGATCGAGATCAACCCCGAGGACGCGAAGGCGCTCGGCATCCAGAATAAGGAGCTCGTCCGTGTAAGCACCCGCCGTGGGTCCATCAACGCACCGGCGAAGGTGACCCCCGACATCATGAAGGGCGTCATGTTCATGCCGTTCCACTTCGCCGAGTGCGCAGCGAACATACTGACCCACAACGCGCTCGACCCAATAGCAAAGATTCCGGAGTTCAAGGCCTGCTCTGTGAAGGTCGAGAAGATTACGGAGGCCTGA
- a CDS encoding hydantoinase/oxoprolinase family protein yields the protein MIGIDIGGANLKVVDDDGAHIHYCPLWQGAPLAELLEPYAGPAAVVMSGELADCFANKIDGIRWIVGAVHSVMPDAAFYGTDAAFHTRPVPDLAAANWLASADYLREEYADAVLLDVGSTTADVIPLNRFEELKGLTDTKRLQKHYLVYTGMLRTNIATLLPSVTLDGTVTPVSTEYFAASADAHLVLGHIAPEDYTCPAPDNGEKTQDAALRRLARVVCADIDEIGRDGALQVARQFWEAQRTLIVRATGRALFRSGAGRVITAGIGADLFARELSGVTLNQELGEVADALPAYAVREVALRQHACD from the coding sequence ATGATCGGCATCGATATCGGCGGTGCGAACCTCAAGGTCGTCGACGACGACGGTGCGCATATCCACTACTGCCCGCTCTGGCAGGGCGCGCCGCTCGCCGAACTCCTCGAACCCTACGCGGGACCCGCCGCGGTGGTGATGAGCGGGGAACTTGCCGACTGCTTCGCGAACAAGATCGACGGGATCCGATGGATCGTCGGGGCCGTCCACTCGGTCATGCCCGACGCCGCCTTCTACGGCACCGACGCGGCGTTTCACACCCGGCCGGTCCCTGACCTTGCCGCCGCAAACTGGCTGGCCTCGGCCGACTACCTGCGGGAAGAGTATGCAGACGCGGTGCTCCTCGATGTGGGCAGCACCACCGCCGACGTCATCCCTCTCAACCGCTTCGAGGAACTCAAGGGGCTGACCGACACGAAAAGGCTGCAGAAGCATTACCTCGTCTACACCGGCATGCTCAGGACAAACATCGCGACGCTTCTTCCATCGGTCACGCTGGACGGGACGGTCACCCCGGTGAGCACCGAGTACTTCGCTGCAAGCGCCGACGCGCACCTCGTGCTCGGCCATATCGCTCCGGAAGACTACACCTGCCCCGCGCCTGACAACGGCGAGAAGACCCAGGATGCTGCGCTTCGAAGGCTTGCTAGGGTAGTCTGCGCCGATATCGATGAGATCGGGAGAGACGGAGCCCTCCAGGTTGCACGGCAGTTCTGGGAGGCGCAGCGGACGCTGATCGTCCGCGCAACGGGGCGCGCACTCTTCCGGAGCGGTGCCGGGCGAGTGATCACGGCGGGGATAGGAGCGGACCTCTTTGCCCGTGAACTCAGCGGCGTCACGCTGAACCAGGAACTCGGGGAGGTCGCGGATGCCCTGCCGGCATATGCGGTTCGTGAGGTGGCGCTACGGCAACACGCTTGCGACTGA
- a CDS encoding ATP-grasp domain-containing protein: MKAFLAEYSVCNDPELAPEGAAMLAAISESFARCGYDVVTPEGPDFEGEIRRLAPGCDVGLVIAPDHLIFRYTHLLEQFTHNIGCGSMNAAVCANKQRTAAILARHGIEVPPDAGEGRRVVKPIMGCGAQGVRLTDEEPGAGEFAQAYIEGETLSVSLVGSRVTGNVCEYYSGNPPLLLAVNRQEIAVAEDGSFRYLGGETPVNPERREEVVSTAVHAMNVLGCQGYAGIDIIAGDRMYVVDVNPRPTTSLVGIAAVMEEEIADILVAASHGEAPAEVHLFGRVRFDKDGRISRI, from the coding sequence ATGAAGGCTTTTCTCGCCGAATACTCCGTATGCAACGACCCCGAACTCGCACCTGAAGGTGCCGCCATGCTCGCCGCGATAAGCGAGAGCTTCGCCCGGTGCGGCTACGATGTGGTGACGCCGGAGGGGCCCGACTTCGAGGGCGAGATCCGGAGGCTCGCGCCCGGGTGCGACGTTGGGTTGGTCATCGCACCGGACCACCTCATCTTCCGGTACACGCATCTCCTCGAGCAGTTCACCCACAACATCGGGTGCGGGAGCATGAATGCGGCCGTCTGCGCCAACAAACAGCGGACGGCAGCGATCCTCGCTCGGCACGGGATAGAGGTTCCTCCCGATGCCGGAGAGGGAAGAAGGGTCGTCAAACCGATCATGGGCTGCGGCGCCCAGGGAGTCAGGCTGACTGATGAGGAACCAGGCGCCGGGGAGTTTGCCCAGGCATACATAGAGGGGGAGACGTTGAGCGTGAGCCTCGTGGGGAGCCGGGTGACCGGCAACGTCTGCGAGTATTACTCAGGCAACCCCCCGCTCCTGCTTGCCGTCAACCGGCAGGAGATCGCCGTCGCCGAAGACGGGAGTTTCCGGTATCTCGGAGGCGAGACGCCCGTCAACCCCGAACGCCGCGAAGAGGTCGTCTCCACCGCCGTCCATGCGATGAACGTCCTCGGGTGTCAGGGATACGCCGGGATCGACATCATCGCAGGAGACCGGATGTATGTTGTGGACGTCAACCCGAGGCCCACGACCAGCCTGGTCGGCATCGCCGCGGTCATGGAAGAGGAGATCGCCGACATTCTGGTAGCGGCGTCGCACGGCGAGGCGCCGGCGGAGGTGCACCTCTTCGGGCGGGTGCGGTTCGATAAGGACGGGAGGATCTCCCGGATATGA
- the surE gene encoding 5'/3'-nucleotidase SurE, giving the protein MKPKIMLTNDDGITSTGLWAAYEALAPIADVTVVAPATQQSAVGRSISIFEPIRATRVTMNGVPAYSVGGKPTDAVIIGLFALHLNPDLVVSGINIGENLSYESIMTSGTVGAALEASNQGVPSLAFSLQVEDQGDKFDDPSRITDRFSDAKRVVREICEKILENGFPKAAHVINVNIPTPVRGGYEITRLAEKLFYTGVEERLDPRGRPYYWIDGPLHEDAEEGTDVHAVQKGNVSITPITLDCTAFRAADDLKSIFS; this is encoded by the coding sequence ATGAAGCCGAAGATAATGCTCACCAATGATGATGGGATCACGTCCACGGGACTCTGGGCGGCGTACGAGGCGCTCGCACCGATCGCCGACGTCACCGTGGTCGCGCCTGCAACACAGCAGAGTGCTGTGGGTAGGTCGATCTCCATCTTTGAGCCTATCCGTGCAACCCGGGTGACGATGAACGGGGTGCCGGCATACTCGGTCGGCGGGAAACCGACCGACGCCGTGATCATCGGACTGTTTGCGCTGCACCTGAACCCGGACCTTGTGGTCAGCGGCATCAATATCGGTGAGAACCTCTCGTATGAGTCCATCATGACCTCGGGCACCGTCGGGGCCGCACTTGAGGCGTCCAACCAAGGGGTTCCGTCGCTTGCCTTCTCGCTCCAGGTGGAGGACCAGGGCGACAAGTTCGACGACCCGTCCAGGATCACGGACCGGTTTTCCGATGCAAAGCGGGTGGTCCGGGAGATCTGTGAGAAGATCCTCGAGAACGGGTTCCCGAAGGCCGCCCACGTCATCAACGTGAATATCCCCACACCCGTGCGCGGCGGCTACGAGATCACCCGTCTTGCCGAGAAGTTGTTCTACACCGGGGTGGAGGAGCGTCTCGACCCTCGCGGACGCCCCTACTACTGGATTGACGGGCCGCTGCACGAGGATGCGGAAGAGGGGACCGACGTGCATGCCGTGCAGAAGGGGAACGTCTCGATCACGCCCATCACGCTCGACTGCACGGCGTTCCGCGCCGCAGACGACCTCAAGAGCATATTCTCCTGA
- the rpiA gene encoding ribose 5-phosphate isomerase A, with product MNTAQQVESKRNAGYHAAGMVEDGMVVGLGTGSTVFFAMERLGERITDEGLSIAGIPTSYQAAIRARQYGIPLSSLDEYPEIDIAIDGADQVDPNLNLIKGRGAALLREKCVCDAARKVLIVVDPTKMVDTLNALVPVEVLPFASASVSRRLEALGAVPVLRDGVKKDGPVVTDNGNFILDCEFGAIPNPQDLEAEISTIPGALECGLFSAYGEKIMVIVGEGKGCRVVSLH from the coding sequence ATGAACACAGCGCAGCAGGTAGAGTCAAAGCGGAACGCGGGGTATCACGCAGCCGGGATGGTCGAAGACGGGATGGTCGTCGGTCTCGGCACCGGGTCGACCGTCTTCTTTGCGATGGAGCGGTTGGGTGAGCGGATTACCGATGAGGGCCTATCCATCGCCGGTATCCCGACATCCTATCAGGCGGCCATCCGGGCGCGCCAGTACGGCATCCCGCTCTCCAGCCTCGATGAGTATCCCGAGATCGATATCGCCATCGACGGGGCCGACCAAGTCGACCCGAACTTGAACCTGATCAAGGGGCGGGGAGCGGCGCTCCTTCGAGAGAAGTGCGTCTGCGACGCCGCCCGAAAGGTGCTCATCGTCGTCGATCCGACGAAGATGGTGGATACCCTAAACGCACTTGTGCCGGTCGAGGTGCTTCCGTTTGCCTCTGCGTCCGTCTCACGGCGCCTCGAAGCACTCGGGGCCGTTCCGGTCCTCCGGGATGGGGTGAAGAAAGACGGCCCGGTCGTCACCGATAACGGCAACTTCATCCTCGACTGCGAGTTTGGGGCGATTCCAAACCCCCAAGACCTGGAAGCGGAGATATCTACGATCCCGGGTGCGCTGGAATGCGGCCTTTTTTCCGCCTATGGAGAAAAGATAATGGTTATTGTCGGTGAGGGAAAGGGTTGCCGCGTCGTATCACTGCATTGA